A genomic segment from Spinacia oleracea cultivar Varoflay chromosome 3, BTI_SOV_V1, whole genome shotgun sequence encodes:
- the LOC110798176 gene encoding 2-oxoglutarate-dependent dioxygenase 21, chloroplastic isoform X1 yields MESDDCSQCFSTGQSAQERGLAHVPECYEVPVSERPSLNSPEAQIPVVDLTGLQLGPTHRPAIVESIRQACQRFGCFQVVNHGIDQTVLNKALGAAKEYFLLPANEKLELMSDDVHKPVRYGTSLKDGVDKIQFWRVFLKHYANPLNDWVQCWPENPPTYREHMGAYSSEVQKLGVELTGAITESLGLGPKYVSDKIEQGMQVITTNCYPPCPQPRLTLGLPPHSDYSCLTILLQGSPGLEIMDMQDGGSWKLVPNVDGSLLVHIGDHLEVLSNGLYKSVVHRAVVNSQKTRISIASFHSLGLDEKMEPAFQLVNENHPKAYKGSSFRDFLNFLSANDIGQGNICFLDTLKIE; encoded by the exons ATGGAAAGTGACGATTGCTCTCAATGTTTTAGCACCGGACAAAGTGCGCAAGAGAGGGGATTGGCACATGTTCCAGAATGTTATGAGGTTCCCGTTTCTGAACGTCCTAGCTTGAATTCCCCCGAAGCTCAGATTCCTGTCGTTGACCTGACTGGATTGCAATTGGGGCCCACTCACCGCCCAGCTATCGTTGAAAGCATTAGGCAAGCTTGCCAGCGCTTCGGATGTTTCCAA GTTGTTAATCATGGCATAGACCAAACAGTCCTCAACAAAGCACTTGGTGCTGCAAAAGAGTATTTTCTCTTGCCTGCAAATGAGAAGTTGGAGTTAATGTCAGACGATGTTCACAAACCAGTGAGGTATGGGACAAGCCTTAAGGATGGCGTTGATAAGATTCAGTTTTGGAGGGTCTTTCTTAAACATTATGCAAATCCCTTGAATGATTGGGTGCAGTGTTGGCCTGAGAATCCACCCACTTACAG GGAACATATGGGAGCATATTCTTCAGAAGTGCAAAAACTAGGAGTTGAATTAACAGGAGCTATCACAGAGAGTCTTGGTTTGGGTCCCAAGTATGTGAGTGATAAGATAGAACAAGGCATGCAAGTAATAACTACAAACTGTTACCCACCATGTCCTCAACCTCGTCTCACACTCGGGTTACCTCCACATTCAGATTACAGCTGTTTGACCATCCTACTTCAGGGCTCCCCAGGGCTAGAAATCATGGACATGCAAGACGGTGGCTCGTGGAAACTCGTGCCAAATGTAGACGGTTCCTTGCTAGTCCACATAGGTGATCATTTGGAGGTATTAAGCAATGGGCTGTACAAAAGTGTGGTGCATAGGGCTGTTGTTAATTCTCAGAAGACTAGGATATCCATTGCAAGCTTCCATAGTTTGGGGTTGGATGAGAAAATGGAGCCTGCTTTCCAGTTGGTAAATGAGAATCATCCCAAGGCATACAAGGGAAGTAGTTTTAGGGATTTCTTGAATTTTCTTAGTGCTAATGATATTGGTCAAGGAAATATATGCTTTCTTGACACCCTCAAAATAGAGTAA
- the LOC110798176 gene encoding 2-oxoglutarate-dependent dioxygenase 21, chloroplastic isoform X2 yields the protein MSDDVHKPVRYGTSLKDGVDKIQFWRVFLKHYANPLNDWVQCWPENPPTYREHMGAYSSEVQKLGVELTGAITESLGLGPKYVSDKIEQGMQVITTNCYPPCPQPRLTLGLPPHSDYSCLTILLQGSPGLEIMDMQDGGSWKLVPNVDGSLLVHIGDHLEVLSNGLYKSVVHRAVVNSQKTRISIASFHSLGLDEKMEPAFQLVNENHPKAYKGSSFRDFLNFLSANDIGQGNICFLDTLKIE from the exons ATGTCAGACGATGTTCACAAACCAGTGAGGTATGGGACAAGCCTTAAGGATGGCGTTGATAAGATTCAGTTTTGGAGGGTCTTTCTTAAACATTATGCAAATCCCTTGAATGATTGGGTGCAGTGTTGGCCTGAGAATCCACCCACTTACAG GGAACATATGGGAGCATATTCTTCAGAAGTGCAAAAACTAGGAGTTGAATTAACAGGAGCTATCACAGAGAGTCTTGGTTTGGGTCCCAAGTATGTGAGTGATAAGATAGAACAAGGCATGCAAGTAATAACTACAAACTGTTACCCACCATGTCCTCAACCTCGTCTCACACTCGGGTTACCTCCACATTCAGATTACAGCTGTTTGACCATCCTACTTCAGGGCTCCCCAGGGCTAGAAATCATGGACATGCAAGACGGTGGCTCGTGGAAACTCGTGCCAAATGTAGACGGTTCCTTGCTAGTCCACATAGGTGATCATTTGGAGGTATTAAGCAATGGGCTGTACAAAAGTGTGGTGCATAGGGCTGTTGTTAATTCTCAGAAGACTAGGATATCCATTGCAAGCTTCCATAGTTTGGGGTTGGATGAGAAAATGGAGCCTGCTTTCCAGTTGGTAAATGAGAATCATCCCAAGGCATACAAGGGAAGTAGTTTTAGGGATTTCTTGAATTTTCTTAGTGCTAATGATATTGGTCAAGGAAATATATGCTTTCTTGACACCCTCAAAATAGAGTAA